Proteins encoded together in one Triticum dicoccoides isolate Atlit2015 ecotype Zavitan chromosome 7B, WEW_v2.0, whole genome shotgun sequence window:
- the LOC119340372 gene encoding cytochrome P450 72A15-like, whose amino-acid sequence MLGDASPWSIAGAAAALALLSLAAWILEWAWWTPRRLGRALRAQGLRGTRYRLFSGDAPEDARLNREARSQPMPLGSHDIIPRVHPMLCNTVKEHGKMPFTWFGPTPRVMVSDPDLVREILSNKLGHYRKQRSSRMGKLLADGVANHEGEKWAKHRRILNPSFHHEKIKRMLPVFSTCCEEMVTRWENSMSSEGLSEVDTCSEFQNLTGDVIARTSFGSNYQEGKKIFQLQGELAKRLMQDFQTFFIPGYWFLPTKNNRRMRAIDREIRMIMQGIIGKKERAIKNGEASSNDLLGLLLESNMQQSNEKAGQGMSIDDIIEECKLFYFAGMETTSVLLTWTLIVLSMHPEWKEQAREEVLHHFGRATSDYEHLSRLKIVTMILYEVLRLYPPVTYLTRRTYKATELGSIKYPKGVTLILPLLFIHHDPDIWGEDASEFNPQRFADGISSAAKHPSAFFPFGGGPRICIGQNFALLEAKMALSTILQRFSFELLPSYTHAPYTMMTLQPQHGAQIRLRKI is encoded by the exons ATGCTGGGGGACGCCTCTCCGTGGAGCATCGCCGGCGCGGCAGCAGCCTTGGCGCTTCTGTCGTTAGCCGCCTGGATTCTGGAGTGGGCATGGTGGACGCCGCGGCGGCTGGGCAGGGCTCTGCGGGCCCAGGGCCTCAGGGGCACCCGGTACCGCCTCTTCAGCGGCGACGCACCGGAGGACGCCCGGCTCAACAGGGAGGCTCGATCACAGCCCATGCCGCTTGGCTCCCACGACATCATCCCTCGCGTGCACCCCATGCTCTGCAACACCGTTAAGGAGCACG GGAAAATGCCCTTCACTTGGTTTGGCCCAACGCCAAGGGTGATGGTTTCTGACCCGGACCTAGTGAGAGAAATTCTGTCCAACAAGCTCGGACACTATCGGAAACAAAGGAGTAGCCGTATGGGGAAGCTGCTAGCCGACGGAGTCGCAAATCATGAAGGAGAGAAATGGGCAAAGCACCGAAGAATCCTCAATCCTTCCTTTCACCATGAGAAGATAAAG AGGATGCTGCCAGTGTTTTCTACCTGTTGCGAAGAAATGGTTACAAGGTGGGAAAATTCCATGTCCAGTGAAGGGTTATCTGAGGTAGACACATGTTCTGAGTTTCAGAATCTTACGGGAGATGTCATCGCGAGAACATCATTTGGTAGCAATTATCAGGAAGGGAAGAAAATATTCCAGCTGCAAGGGGAGTTAGCTAAAAGACTGATGCAGGACTTTCAAACATTTTTTATCCCAGGCTATTG GTTCTTACCAACAAAAAATAATAGAAGGATGAGAGCAATTGATCGTGAGATCCGCATGATTATGCAAGGCATTATTGGAAAAAAAGAAAGAGCTATTAAAAATGGTGAAGCCAGCAGCAATGACTTGCTAGGATTGCTGTTGGAGTCAAATATGCAACAATCAAATGAGAAGGCAGGCCAAGGGATGAGTATTGATGATATAATTGAGGAATGCAAGCTATTTTACTTTGCAGGTATGGAGACAACATCGGTCTTGCTCACATGGACACTGATTGTGCTAAGCATGCACCCAGAGTGGAAAGAGCAGGCAAGAGAGGAAGTGTTGCATCACTTCGGACGAGCCACATCAGATTATGAGCACCTGAGTCGCCTGAAGATT GTAACAATGATTCTGTATGAGGTTCTTAGGTTGTACCCGCCAGTAACCTATCTTACCAGAAGAACTTACAAGGCAACGGAGCTTGGCAGCATCAAATATCCTAAAGGAGTGACCCTTATTTTGCCCCTTCTCTTCATCCACCATGATCCTGATATTTGGGGAGAAGATGCAAGTGAATTCAATCCACAGAGGTTTGCTGATGGCATCTCGAGCGCCGCGAAGCATCCGTCGGCGTTCTTCCCATTTGGAGGGGGTCCACGGATCTGCATCGGCCAGAACTTTGCGTTGCTAGAAGCTAAGATGGCACTGAGCACCATCCTCCAGCGCTTCTCGTTTGAGCTCTTGCCGTCCTACACGCACGCGCCGTACACTATGATGACCCTCCAGCCGCAGCACGGTGCTCAAATTAGGCTGAGGAAGATATGA